The following is a genomic window from Streptomyces lincolnensis.
GGCATCTCGCAGATGCACGTCTCCCGGCTGCTCAGCGGCTGCTTCGACCGGCTGCGCGAGGAGATCCTGACCGAGGCCCGCTGAGCGGGCCGCAGAAGCCGAAGGCGGTGCCCGGCACGCTTTGGTCCTGTCACTCGTTCGGGTAAGGGTCACGGGGCGGACGGCGCACGGGCCACCGTTTCGGCACCGTCCCAGGGGTACTCGGCAGGCGCCCCGAGCGGTTCCGGCCGGACACTGGTACCAGGGCCTGTGCCCCCGGCCGACGAGAGCAGGACATCACTTCATGAATCACGACGCGCGACCCCCCAGTGCCACGACGGACGTCCTGTCCACGCATTCCGTGTTCGGCGCCCCCTGCTGGGTGAGCCTGACCAGCCGCGACCTGGAGACCACGGAGGCGTTCTACGGAGCCGTGCTGGGCTGGCAGTGGCAGCCGGCCATGCTCGGCGACCGCTTCCGGATCGCGCTGGCGGACGGGACACCGGCGGCCGGGATCGCCGCGGTGGCCACCATGTGGCAGATGGCGGTGGCCTGGACGCCCTACTTCGCCGTCCCCAGCGCGGACGAGGCCGTGGCCCGGGCCCAGGAACGGGGCGGCACCGCCGCGGTCGGGCCGCTGTCCTTCCCGCCCGGACGGGCGGCGCTGCTGGCCGACCGGGACGGCGCGACCTTCGGCATCTGGGAGGGCGAGCTCTTCGCCGACTGGGAGGCCTGGCGCGAGGCGCAGCCGGCCTTCATCAAGCTCCACACCCGCGACGCCTTCGACGCCGCCATCTTCTACGGCGAGATCCTCGACTGGGCGTCGGAGCACCCGGGCTGCTGCGAGGTCCACTACGAGGGCGGCGAGGTCGTGCTGCGCAGCCGCGGCGACATCGTGGCCCGGATCGAGTCGGGGGCGCTGGGCTCGGCTCCCGATCCGTCGATCCGGCCGCACTGGCAGGTCCACTTCGCGGTGGCGGACGTGGCGGCCTGCACCAGGGCCGCGGAGATGCACGGCGGGAGCGTGCTGTCCAAGGGCAGCGACGAGGCCGTCCTGCGCGACCCGGACGGCGCGCAGTTCACGGTGACCTCGCGCCGCCGGCGCTGAACCGCCGCGGACCCCGGTCTTCAGGCCGGCGGTGTCGTCAGCCGGCAGCGCGTGAGGGCCGTGACAGCAGCACCAGGCTGCGCGCCTCGACCGTCATCCGCGTACCCGCCTTGTGCTCCGCCTCGTCGGCGCCCTGCGGCTCGGCGGTGTCGATCAGCGTCGTCCAGCGTTCGCCGTAGGCGGTGTCCGGCAGGCGGAACTCCACCGGCTCCCAGTGACTGTTGAACAGGAGCAGGAAGGAGTCGTCCACGAGGGGGCGGCCGCACGGGTCGGGTTCGGCGATGGCGTCCCCGTTGAGGAAGACGCCGACCGCGTACGCCTCGGAGCGCTGCCAGTCCTCCTCGGCCATCTCGCGCGCGTCCGGCAGCAGCCACACCAGGTCGGGCAGCGGCTGGCCCGCGTGCGTCACGGTCTGGCCGCGGAAGAAGCGGCGCCGGCGCAGGACCGGGTGGGCGGCGCGCAGGGCGATCACGTACCGGGTGAACCCGGCGAGGTCGCGCTGCTCCTCGGTCAGCCGCCAGTCGATCCAGGAGATGTCGTTGTCCTGGCAGTAGGCGTTGTTGTTGCCGCGCTGGGTGCGGCCCAGTTCGTCGCCGTGGCAGAGCATCGGGATGCCCTGCGAGAGCAGCAGGGTGGCCAGCAGGTTGCGCTGCTGGCGGGCGCGCAGGTCGAGGACCGCCGGGTCGTCGCTCTCGCCCTCGGCCCCGCAGTTCCAGGACCGGTTGTGGCTCTCGCCGTCCCGGTTGCCCTCGCCGTTGGCTTCGTTGTGCTTGTCGTTGTACGACACGAGGTCGCGCAGGGTGAACCCGTCGTGCGCGGTGACGAAGTTGACGCTCGCGCGGGGGCGGCGCCGGCTGTGCTGGTAGAGGTCGGCGGAGCCGGTCAGCCGGGAGGCGAACTCGCCGAGTGTGCCCGGCTCCGCCCGCCAGAAGTCCCGTACGGCGTCCCGGTACTTGCCGTTCCACTCCGACCACAGCGGCGGGAAGTTGCCCACCTGGTAGCCGCCCTCGCCGACGTCCCACGGCTCGGCGATCAGCTTGACGCGGCTGATCACCGGATCCTGCTGGATCAGGTCGAAGAACGCCGACAGCCGGTCCACCTCGTGGAACTGCCGGGCGAGCGTGGCCGCGAGGTCGAAGCGGAAGCCGTCGACGTGCATCTCGGTGACCCAGTAGCGCAGCGAGTCCATGATCAGCTGGAGGACGTACGGGTGCCGCATCAGCAGGCTGTTGCCGGTGCCGGTGGTGTCGTAGTAGTGCCCCCAGTCGCCGTCGACCAGGCGGTAGTAGGAGGCGTTGTCGATGCCGCGGAAGGAGAGCGTGGGGCCCTTCTCGTTGCCCTCGGCCGTGTGGTTGTAGACGACGTCGAGAATGACTTCGAGGCCGGCCGCGTGCAGCGCCTTCACCATCGCCTTGAACTCGGTGACCTGCCGGCCGCGGCTGCCGTCGGCGGCGTAGGCGTTGTGCGGCGCGAAGAAGCCGATCGTGTTGTAGCCCCAGTAGTTGGACAGGCCCCGGCCCTGCAACACGCCGTCCTGCACGAACTGGTGCACCGGCATCAGCTCAACAGCGGTCACGCCGAGCGAGGTGAGGTGGTCGATCACCGCCGGATGGGCGAGACCGGCGTAGGTGCCGCGCAGCTCGGGCGGCACCTGCGGGTGGGTGCGGGTGAGTCCGCGGACGTGGGCCTCGTAGATCACGCTGTCGGCGTACGGCCGTCCGAGCGGTTGGTCGTCGCCCCAGTCGAAGGCCGGGTCGGTGACGACGCCCAGCATGGTGTGTCCCGCGCTGTCGGACCGGGACGGGCCGTCGGCCGCGCGCTCGAAGAGCGAGGCGTGGTTGTCGATCTGCCCGTCCACCGCTCGGGCGTACGGGTCCAGCAGCAGCTTCTTCGGATTGCACCGGTGCCCTAGAGAGGGCTGCCAAGGGCCGTGCACCCGGTAGCCGTACCGCTGTCCCGGTCCTACGCCGGGCAGGTAGCAGTGCCAGACGAACCCGTCGACCTCGGCCATCGGGACGTGGCGGTGGGTGCCGTCGTCGTCCACCAGGACCAGGTCGACGTGTTCGGCGACCTCGCTGAACAGGGCGAAGTTGGTGCCCTCGCCGTCGTGGACGGCGCCCAACGGGTAGGGGCGCCCGCTCCACGCGGGCACCCCTTTCCGGCTGCGTCGCCCGGTCACCGGGCGCCCTGAAGGACGCCGTCCGGCGCGCTCTCGGGTGCGGCCAGCGCCGCCACGTGGACTTCGCGCGGCACCTGGAGCACCTCGCGCAGGTGCGGCGCGGGCGCCATCGGCACCAGCGGGACACGCTCGCCGGCGCGGGCGCGCTGCGAGAACCAGATGACCTTGCTGCCGGTGTCCGTGGCGCAGCAGCCCCAGCCGTCGCTCATCGCGGCGATCCGGCTGAGACAGGCGCGCAGGTCCTGGTCCGGGCGCAGGTCGCGGTCGTTGTCCCCGACAGCGGTGATCAGATGCTGGCCGTTCCACCACATCTCGATCGACGTGTTCTTGTCCGTGGCGTGCTCGTCGATGGCCGTCAGCAGCATCTCGGCGCCGCGGCAGACGGGCTCGACCAGGATCTCCAGGTCCCAGTACCTGAGGTGAGCGGCCAGGATGCGCCTGACC
Proteins encoded in this region:
- the glgX gene encoding glycogen debranching protein GlgX; protein product: MPAWSGRPYPLGAVHDGEGTNFALFSEVAEHVDLVLVDDDGTHRHVPMAEVDGFVWHCYLPGVGPGQRYGYRVHGPWQPSLGHRCNPKKLLLDPYARAVDGQIDNHASLFERAADGPSRSDSAGHTMLGVVTDPAFDWGDDQPLGRPYADSVIYEAHVRGLTRTHPQVPPELRGTYAGLAHPAVIDHLTSLGVTAVELMPVHQFVQDGVLQGRGLSNYWGYNTIGFFAPHNAYAADGSRGRQVTEFKAMVKALHAAGLEVILDVVYNHTAEGNEKGPTLSFRGIDNASYYRLVDGDWGHYYDTTGTGNSLLMRHPYVLQLIMDSLRYWVTEMHVDGFRFDLAATLARQFHEVDRLSAFFDLIQQDPVISRVKLIAEPWDVGEGGYQVGNFPPLWSEWNGKYRDAVRDFWRAEPGTLGEFASRLTGSADLYQHSRRRPRASVNFVTAHDGFTLRDLVSYNDKHNEANGEGNRDGESHNRSWNCGAEGESDDPAVLDLRARQQRNLLATLLLSQGIPMLCHGDELGRTQRGNNNAYCQDNDISWIDWRLTEEQRDLAGFTRYVIALRAAHPVLRRRRFFRGQTVTHAGQPLPDLVWLLPDAREMAEEDWQRSEAYAVGVFLNGDAIAEPDPCGRPLVDDSFLLLFNSHWEPVEFRLPDTAYGERWTTLIDTAEPQGADEAEHKAGTRMTVEARSLVLLSRPSRAAG
- a CDS encoding VOC family protein, coding for MNHDARPPSATTDVLSTHSVFGAPCWVSLTSRDLETTEAFYGAVLGWQWQPAMLGDRFRIALADGTPAAGIAAVATMWQMAVAWTPYFAVPSADEAVARAQERGGTAAVGPLSFPPGRAALLADRDGATFGIWEGELFADWEAWREAQPAFIKLHTRDAFDAAIFYGEILDWASEHPGCCEVHYEGGEVVLRSRGDIVARIESGALGSAPDPSIRPHWQVHFAVADVAACTRAAEMHGGSVLSKGSDEAVLRDPDGAQFTVTSRRRR
- a CDS encoding pep a2, with the protein product MKTAVPCYYHLDVEVSPERVGQVRRILAAHLRYWDLEILVEPVCRGAEMLLTAIDEHATDKNTSIEMWWNGQHLITAVGDNDRDLRPDQDLRACLSRIAAMSDGWGCCATDTGSKVIWFSQRARAGERVPLVPMAPAPHLREVLQVPREVHVAALAAPESAPDGVLQGAR